Below is a genomic region from Sphingomonas phyllosphaerae.
GGCGCTCGTTGGCTTGAGTTCAGGCACGGCATCTACCCCGCTCCCGGGCCTGAATGGAGCAGGGCAGATCGTCGGGGTGGCCGATACGGGAGTGGACGAAACCCACGCCGACCTGATTGGCGTGGTGGTGGGCTTCGAGGATCTGGGGCGCCGGATGGATCACAGTGATCCGAACGGCCACGGCACGCATGTGACGGGCACAATCGCTGGTTCGGGTTCGGCCTCGGGCGGTAGACTGCGCGGTGCGGCACCGGGAGCGAAGATATACTTCCAGTCCCTGCTTGACGCGAATGGTCGGTTGGGTGGTCTTCCTCCGGACATCGGCACTCTCTTCTCGACCGCCTACGACAAGGGTGTCCGCATCCACAACAACAGTTGGGGAGCATTCCTCGAGGCCCGCTACGGCTCCAATGCCGTTCAGGTCGATCGCTTCATCCATGGACATCAGGATTTCCTCGCCGTGATCGCTGCGGGGAACAGCGGGCGGTGCGCGAGCGCAGATGCCGAAATCAAGAACTCGACTGCCGGCTTCGTCGAATATCCGTCCATTGCGACACCTGCCTCCGCGAAGAACGGGCTCACCGTGGGCGCGAGCCGCAGCGATCGAGAGCAAGGCGGCTACTCCCGGATGACCTGGAGAGCGATGTGGGGCACCGATTTCCCGGATGACCCGATTGGAAGCGAGACGGTGTCCGGGAATTCGGAAGCGCTTGCTGGCTTCAGCAGCAGAGGTCCGGTCGATAACGACGTGATCAAACCCGATCTCGTCGCGCCGGGGACGGACGTGGCTTCGACCCGGTCGTCGACCGCGCCGCTTCGGAATTTCTGGGGCGCATATCCAAGCAACGCCGCATATGCGTTCATGGGCGGGACCAGCATGGCTGCTCCGCTCGTCGCAGGGGCGGCGGCACTCGTCCGCCAGTACTACGAGCAGCGGAGAGACCATCGACCTTCGGCCGCTCTGGTCAAAGCTACGCTCATCAACGGCACGACCAGGCTCACCCATGTCGATGCGACCGCCGCGCCGGACGGCGATCCGAACTACCATCAGGGGTTCGGCAAACTAGACATGGCACGAGCCCTTCCACTCGACGACGATCCGCATCGACGGCTCGAGTATGTGGACACCCTGTCCGAGTCCGCTCTCGACTTCCGAGAGACCGGTGAGCGGCGAACGTGGACGTTGCAGATGGCTGAGCCCGGAGAGATCCGCCTCTGCCTCGCTTGGACCGATTTCCCGGCCAGCGGCCTTCAGAACGGCATTCTGCTGTTCCTCGACGAAATCGGAACTCCGCGCAAGTGGGTCTCGAACCAGCGCGTGCCACAAGCCGTGAGGTTCCCGACACTGATCAAATCCGGCGTGATCGTGTCCCGCGATCCGAAGAACAACGTTCAGGTGATCCGCGTTCCCGACCTCCTCGTCGGTGAGTACGTCGTCAGCGTGATCGCGTCGAACATCCTTTTTCCCCCTCAGACATTCGCGCTCGTCGCCACCGGGCCGATCGCACGCATGGCGTTGCGATGAGACTTCATGCGATCAAGGCAGAGGAGGGTGACTGCCTGCTGCTGGAGTCCGGAGAAGCCGAGCCGGTTTGGATGCTGATCGATGGAGGCCCCGCAGGCACTTGGGACGCAGTTGCGGGAACCTACGTCCGCGAAATCGTCGGCCATGACGGTTCGCTGGACGTTGTCGCGGTCAGCCACGTAGATGCCGATCACATCATTGGAATCTTGGATCTGCTGGCCGATGTCGAAAGGGATCGCGCTGACGGTGCCGCATCAATGAGGATTGCCGATCTCTGGCACAATTCATTTTCCGAGACCGTCGACGATGCCACCGGAAGCATCGGCAAGGGGCTTCAGGCGATCCTCGACGTCGCCGGGGCTCAGCAGTTCTCCATGCCGGAATCGGCCATTAGCTTGTTCGGCATCGCCGAAGGTGCCCGTCTGCGGCGAAGTGCCACACGGCTCGGCATTCCAATCAACGCCGCCTTCGGCGGCGCCGTGATATCGCCGAGTTCGCTCGACGACCCCGTACGCAACGTAGGATCGATGAGGGTCACTGTCGTCGGTCCCACCGCGAAGAACCTGGATCAGCTTCGGACGGCCTGGCTGGCTTGGCTCGCAAAGCATGGCGACCGCCTTGCTGACATGGAGGCTTTGGCAAACGCCGACAGGAGCGTGCCGAACCTGAGCAGCATCGTGCTCCTCGTCGAGGAGGGTTCCAGACGCATGCTGCTCACCGGCGATGCGCGTGGCGATCACATTCTGCAGGGTCTCGACGCCGGCGGGCTGTTGACGGAGGGCGCGATACACCTCGATGTCCTGAAGCTTCCTCATCACGGCAGCGACAGGAACATCGACCGGACATTCTTCGACAAGGTCACGGCCGACGTGTACGTGATCTCGGCGAACGGCAAGCACGGCAATCCGGATGAGGCGACCCTGACTTGGCTGGTGGAGGCCTCAAGGGAGCAGGGTCGTCGACCGAAGATACTCGTGACGCATGCTTCGCCATCGTTGGATGCGTTCCGCGCCTCCCGTCCCCCGGAGGTTTGGGGGTACGAGCTGCTTGTGGCCGAGGGATCTTCGCACGTCATCCTTCTATGATCGTCGAAGCGTCACAAATGTACGACACCACTTTCAGCACCGATGCGAGAAGACACGATCGCTGGCGGCGCGTTTGACCTTGCCGTGCCTACGATGCTCGATTGTGGAAGGCGCTGCGTGATTGGCGGCTTGAATTTCTCTCGTGCACGCCCCTTAAAGCCTTGCCTCTCAAGGCAGAAGACCCTTGGGCTTTTGATCCGCTTCGGCAAGGTCTGCCGTATCCTCCTCGCGTGTGTCCCGCCCGCCACCGTCGAACTCGGCACGTAGCTTCTCGAATATCGGATCGCGGGACGGAAGTTTGATGGAAGGCTTCCGTTGACCGGAGAAGTCGCCAAGGTTGCGCTGGCCGCCCCCTTGCGTGGCATGTAGGAAGATCTGACAGATGGTCATGCCCGGCGACAGGGTAAGCGGGACCTCTCCGCAGTTCGCGAGCTCAAGCGTTAGGCATCCGGTGAAGTTGGGGTGGATGCCCGCAGCTGTCTCTATGATGAGGCCATGCCGCCCTAGAGAGGATTTTCCGGTCACGTAGCCGGACAGCGTCGGAGGCAGGGAGAGCCACTCCAGCGTCACGCCGAGTACGAAACGGCCCGGGTGGAGGACGAATGGCTGTCCGAAGGGTACGAAATGCTGCTTCGTGCCTATGCCGGCCCTATCCTGCGCTGTCGCCTCTTCTTCATGCCAAAGCGAGAAGTTGTTCGTCTGGTTCTGCTTGAAACTTTTGAACCATCTGCCGAGCCGCAGGTCGACTGACGTGGCAGCCCGTCCGCGCAGGCTGGCGAGATCAGGTTTCGGCACGATCGACAGCCGATTGCTGTTGCCCGGCTCCAAGTGGAGCTTCGCCTGGATCTCCTCTGCACTAAGCATCGGTCTGGGTCCGTTCCCGGTACTCGGCCACCTCGATCGACTTCAGCATAAGGTCGTTGAGCACCCTAAGCCGATCACGGTCCTCCGCCTTCGCCAAGCCGCCGGCACTTAGCAGGTTTCGCCACCCCGCGATCACGATCTCCGCGACCGAAGCTCGCCCGTCGTAAGGCTCGTTCCGCTTGAACGCCTCCATGACCGCGGTGACCATGGGCTCGTTCGGAAGCTGCACGCCGTCAGCCTGCATCTTCTCGAACAGCATGCTACGGATCTGAGGTGCGAGTTCGTCCACGACTTCAGAAACAATCTCGTACATGCGGGGGTGTTCTGGATGAGCGGAAGTTTTCCTCCATCGATCGGTGAAATCCCTCTCCAGCGGGATGTCCCATGTGTGGGCGGCTTCGCAGAGGATCCGTACGCGACGCTCATCCGATGGATAGTCCAGGGTGGCGACGGCCGCTCCCGGCGCAACCAGATAGTCGTAGGCGTGGAGGTAGGCCGTGCCGAAGAGGTAGAGCCCGAAAAGATCGCAGAATACCTCCTCGACTTGCTTCATGGTGGAAACCGCGCAACGCTCCGTGATCACTCGACCACCTAGCTCATCTAGCTTGAGTTCCTCGAGGAGTTTTCTGCGCACGTCCGGCTGTCGCTCGAGTGCAGCGTCGATCGTCGGGTTGAGAGCCTTGGCGACGGCGGTTGAGATTTCTTTGAAATGCCGCCACGCGCTGTGTCCGATCTCGTGCCCGGCCAACGGGGCGACGAGAGCGTTTGAAGACTCCGAGGCCGGCGTGCCGATGATCACGAAATCCGGCAGCAGGTCGAAGTTCATCGGCCATGTAAAGGGTGTGTATGTCCACTCCGAGGACACCAGAACGCGCACGTGCCTTCCAATGGCGCTTCTCACCATCTGAGCGAGGGCATAGTGAAGTTCGAAGGGATTGCGGACGTTGGTCGAGCGGAGGATCAGTCCGAGTATCACGATTGCCTTGCCGACCTGCGCGGTGACGTGGACGCAGACGCCATCGATCAGGCCAGGGGACATGTCGGCCTCGGTATCCTCGATCTCGTCCGCCAGCCCTCTGAAATGCTGATCGATCAGGCTGAGGGCTTCGACACCGTCTTCGTGAGGGAAGCCGTAGTTCTGGAGCTCCGAGATCTGCTCCCGAAATGACGCCAATCGGCGCTTAGCTGACGAGAGCCGAAGTCTCGACTGTTCCTGGGGGTCCAAATCTCGCCTCCGCGGCCGGTCGGCCTACGAACTCCTCATGCAACTGGACGCAGAAATCCACAAGCGCGCTTGCTCGATCTCCGACCCCGCTTCCGTCGGCAAGGTCGTTCAGATTGCCGACAGCCCATTCCAGCATGTTTCCGATCTCGGCATCCTGCATCGGGTGCGTCACGACGCCGTTGATGCTCAATCGTGTGAACGACTCATAGTAACCGGGACGAAGTGCCGCCGCGCGCTCTGCAGACGCGGGGAAGCTGGTCTGACGTAGCGCAACTGCCAGACGCCGCAGAGGTTCGGGACTGAACCTGCCGTTCTTGCGCGCCTTCTCGAGCTGCAGCGCCGAACGCAGCGCGAGATCGCCGATCACGAACTTGGTCAGAAGCGGCTCGTCGCCCTTGGTCTGCACAGCGCCTTCTCCCCGATCCACCAGAACCACATTCTAATCCAATCGCATTCCCGACTCAACGTGAGTCGAGGCCTACTTCGCCCGCGAGCCAACGCTCTTCCAGCTCCAGACGTACCAGAACGCGACAAAAACCCGACGGATTGAGCCCGCCGGACCCATCCCTCAGAACTCCGGACGCACGCTCATAGACGTCATTGCTTACGAAGTGTGCCGTGATTTTTCCCGGTCCGCTCGTCGTTCGTCTGGATATCTCCTGGATCCGCTGCTCGGACAGGCCGACTCGGCCGGCTCTGAGCAACAGTAGAACGAGGAGCGACGAGGCGTCGATCCCCGCGACGCGGGCATAGGTGTGGAAGTTCTGAGCCTCCTGTTCGGGCATGTACGCGGTTACCTGCCTGCGCATTGACGTCTCACCGTCTGTCATACCGCCCCCGATCCGATGTCGGGGCGACATCTCCGCCGCTTCGCTCGCGACTGCCTTGTCTCCGGGCATGTTGTTGCACCTCGTTAATCGCCATCGACGAGCCATTTGCCGCCCGTACATCAGAAGGACGTCGATCGCTCATCCCGAGACACGATGTCGTGAGATGCGCAGCGTCGTTCCGACTATGGTGCCAAAGGCCTTTGGCCATCGGCAGCCGTCGGCGGGTTGGAGCTTCAATTTTCATTCCACTTCAGCTCCACTCTCTTGCCTGACCCCCTCGGGAGCGCGATGCAAGGTATCAACTTGCCTCGAATCTCGAAGTTTCTGTTGACCGTGACGACCAGCACCTTGCCGAGATGCGTTCGGGATTGGGGACGATGACGTCGCGCCCTTGTCGGGAGTGATCGTCTTGACCTGGGCGAGGTCGTTGCCGATCCGCCATCCGGCCCCTGTGCATGTTTCGGCGGAGTTCAATCGCGCCACAGCTCGCTGATGTCACGTAGACCTGAAGATGAAGCCCAGTGACCTCGTGGTAGCTCTGATCGTCACGGAAAAGGTACGCCATGCGCCTTCATTATACGATCGAGGCGCTTCTCCCATTTGGTCAGCGCCTGACGCTTCTCCTTGGCGTATTTGTAAAGCCAGTACGTACCAGCCACCCCGGAGAGCGTCCCGGACACGTGATTCAGCACGGCCTCTGCGTAGGCTATGGGCAGTTCCATCTCGCCGCACATGGTCGAGAAGGTGCGCCTTGCGTCGTGTCGCACCCATGGAGAGAACACGCCGAACTCACGCCACTCGTCAGAGCGTAATGCGGTGGCGATCAGGGTGTCGGTCTCAACCTTCGACTTGCTGAACCCTGAAATCGGCGTGCGCCCGTTGGAGGTGAGAAGCAGACCATGCCGCCGACTCGGATCAGGCTCGATGGTCGTGAGCAACGCCTCCAGGACGGGTGCGATCGGCACGAGGTGTTCGAGCTTGTTCTTCGTCCGTCCGCCCGGAATGATCCACTCCTTGCGGACCAGGTCAACCTCCTCCCAACGTATGCCGGCGACCTCGCGGAGCCGCTGCCCGGTAAGGATCAGGATGCGCATCAGCATGGCAAACTGCCAAGCGAGGCTAGGGAGGATCGACCAGAGCAGCGCGAGCTCCCACTCGGCGAGAACACGTGTGCGCCTCTCCTCCCTGAACGGCTTCTTCAGACCGAACATGGGCGAGGTGTCCAGGCCGTCATGCTCGATGCCCCACATGATCGCGGCGTTCAGCCACTTGTGCGCTTTGTTGGCGGCGGCCTTGCTGCGCAGACCGATCGCCGAGCGCATGTCCTTGCAGTCCTGCTTCGTGATTTCGCGCATTGACCGTCCTTTGAAGAACGGCCGCAGGTCACGGTCGAACGTTCCTTCGATGTCCTTGAGGCTTCGCAGAGCGTTGGCCCTCACGTGCCGATCAAGGTAGCGGTCGACGAAGACATCGAACTCGTAGTGCTTCTCCGCCAGCGCCGCCCTTTCCCCAGCGGCAGCCGCCTCCCGCTTGGCGGCGATCGGATCCTCGCCGCGATGGACGCGCTCGAGAAGCGTCCGCGCCTCCTCTCGGGCAGCGTCCGGAGACCACGGCGAGCCGTACTTCCCGATGGTGTAGGTCTGCGTCTTCGCACCCGCCACCTTCATCCGGTACTGCACAACGAAGACGACTGTGCCGTTCGGGTTGACGCGGATCCCGAACCCCTTCAACTGGCGGTCCCAGAGCACCCGCCGCCCCTCCTTTGGTGAAGGGAAATCAAGCTCGTTGATCAGCCTCTTGCTGATTGCAACCGGCCCGGCGGCCGGGCTGCGTATCGCTGTTTTCATGGTTCGTCCTGGCAATCTTCTGGCAAGCAGCCGGGTCGAAACCGGCACCTACCGAGGGAAACAGGACATCCATCTAAATGACCGAAAACCGCAGGAAAACCCAACCAAAGTAACATAGGGACATGCAGAGAAACGCTGTTTCTTTTTTTGGTAAGGCTGAGGTCGTGAGTTCAATCCTCACCGGCAGCACCATTTTCTTCCAGAAGATCAGTCAGTTTGTGGAGCCGCCACGCCGGGCGGCTCTCCCCGGGGTAGCGCCCCGGGTAGCTTCACACTTCACGCTCGACGTGCCATGCACCTCCCCTAAACGTGGAGGTCGCGACAGTGCCGAGTCCGTACGCGGGGATCGCCCCGGAGCTTTGGGAACAGCGAACCCGCGACTTAATCGCGGCTCACCCGCTGGACACCGGCGAGATAGTCGATGTGGTTCAGACCTGCTGGGCCGACATCTTCGAATCCCGTCTGGGCGGCAAGTTCCGCATCGGGCACGACATCGAGCCTAAGCCGCAGATCATGGGCTTTCTGCTCCACGAGCTCATTCCGCTGGAGCTACAGTCGCGCCACGCGGGCGAGTGGAGGCCCGAGAAGGCGAAGGATGACAAGGACCTAGTCTACGTGCCTGACCCCTCACTTTCCGTCGAGCTGAAGACCTCGTCCCACCCATCTCAGATATTCGGCAACCGGAGCTACGCTCAGCCGCAAACCGGCGCGGGCAAGAGCAAAGATGGGTACTACCTGACGGTCAACTTCGAGAAGTTCGGTGCCTCGGGCTTGCCGCGCCTCACGCTCATAAGGTTCGGTTGGCTCGACCACACGGATTGGATCGGACAAGCGGCGGCCACGGGCCAACAGGCGCGAGTGCGTCCGGAGAGCGACCGCGCGAAGCTGCTCAGGCTCTACAGCAATGCCGCCTGAGCCATCGCGGCGTGGAGGCGCGCCGCGGCCATGTCGACGTACTCGCCGTTGAGCTCGAAACCGACTGCCGTCCGACCCGCGCGGACCGCTGCCTCCGCAAGGGAGCCGGAGCCGAGGAACGGGTCCAGCACCACGTCACCCGGGTTGCTCGACGCTCGTATGATACGGTTGACAACCGCCGTCGGGAATTGCGCCGGGTGAGCCGTTCGCTCCTTCGAGGAGCGGTCGCGGCCGGAAGTGACCTTCGGTATCTGCCATACGTCCGATGGATTCTTCCCGAGTGGGTTGCACCGGAGCTTCCCGTTCTTCCGCTGGTTGGGGTATTTGACGTCGGGGTCACGGACGTCGTCTAGGTTGAAGGTGTAGTTCTCCGGGTCCTTCACGTACCACAGGAACTTCTCGTTACGAGGCGAGAACGAGCGCTTGGCCGAGACTCCGGCTCCGTAATTCCAGATAACCTCTTGGATGAGGAAGAAGGGGACCCTGTCCCAAAGCAGGTAGGGGATTGGGATAGCCTTGGCGCGATCCGGAAGGGCGAGGTAGCCGAGGTTGAGCCAGAACGCACCACCGGGCGCCGTAGCGTTGTGGATCAGCTCCACCCACTTCTCGCACCAGTCGAGGTACTCGTCGACCGCCCGCACCTGCTCGTATGACTTGCCGATATTGTAAGGAGGCGAGGTCACGGTCAGCGGGACTGTTCCCCGCGGCAGGCTGGATAGGAGGTCGACGCAGTCGCCCTGATAAATGGCCCAACCGGGACCAGCTCGGTCCGGCTTCCCCAAAGCTGATGTCAACGCTTCAAGATTCATTCACTCGCCCGCGACCGGTATGTTTAATGATCCGCGTCTAGCCGAGCGAGCGTCAGAACTAAAGTGGAACAGCCCACCGCAGCTAAACGGCGTAGGGGCTCGCGTCCGCCGATCTCGCCCGGCACGGCTCGCACATGCGGTTGCCGGGGCCGTGACTGTCGAAGACGCGGCGGCAGCGGATGCAGGACCGCCGCGTCGTGGGCCGGGGTGCCCCATCTGTGTCGCGGAGGTCGCGCGACACCAGCGCCGAGCGCTTGCCCGGGCGGGCTGCCCGAGCGGCCCCGGCCCAGCAGCCCGAGGAGACCGGGGCGAGCCCCGCGCGGACGCGCTCGGCCCTGCGCTCGGCCGCGCTCAGCATGTTCACG
It encodes:
- a CDS encoding S8 family serine peptidase produces the protein MRYIVKVYTLTEDEERTVGAAVSSGMLRDAERLSGFTQGTTNDKGLAYLVERGLSALSVEEIAGGGGIGQTVRNFAAKALSPLGIGPFGSMTEDFEIERADGRQNYLLARVAGALTPSRLDRLRDAGVQIVERRQGDTYVIKALSSATLKALDFVSDVRTYGAGETMVGPAFESPLPKPLREFEALTHADVDTSTVVGAIASLGAKITSTDDRSVRFALGTADLDKVADLPDVAQLQETSSPRILNDAAQALVGLSSGTASTPLPGLNGAGQIVGVADTGVDETHADLIGVVVGFEDLGRRMDHSDPNGHGTHVTGTIAGSGSASGGRLRGAAPGAKIYFQSLLDANGRLGGLPPDIGTLFSTAYDKGVRIHNNSWGAFLEARYGSNAVQVDRFIHGHQDFLAVIAAGNSGRCASADAEIKNSTAGFVEYPSIATPASAKNGLTVGASRSDREQGGYSRMTWRAMWGTDFPDDPIGSETVSGNSEALAGFSSRGPVDNDVIKPDLVAPGTDVASTRSSTAPLRNFWGAYPSNAAYAFMGGTSMAAPLVAGAAALVRQYYEQRRDHRPSAALVKATLINGTTRLTHVDATAAPDGDPNYHQGFGKLDMARALPLDDDPHRRLEYVDTLSESALDFRETGERRTWTLQMAEPGEIRLCLAWTDFPASGLQNGILLFLDEIGTPRKWVSNQRVPQAVRFPTLIKSGVIVSRDPKNNVQVIRVPDLLVGEYVVSVIASNILFPPQTFALVATGPIARMALR
- the dcd gene encoding dCTP deaminase, with product MLSAEEIQAKLHLEPGNSNRLSIVPKPDLASLRGRAATSVDLRLGRWFKSFKQNQTNNFSLWHEEEATAQDRAGIGTKQHFVPFGQPFVLHPGRFVLGVTLEWLSLPPTLSGYVTGKSSLGRHGLIIETAAGIHPNFTGCLTLELANCGEVPLTLSPGMTICQIFLHATQGGGQRNLGDFSGQRKPSIKLPSRDPIFEKLRAEFDGGGRDTREEDTADLAEADQKPKGLLP
- a CDS encoding integrase arm-type DNA-binding domain-containing protein; this encodes MKTAIRSPAAGPVAISKRLINELDFPSPKEGRRVLWDRQLKGFGIRVNPNGTVVFVVQYRMKVAGAKTQTYTIGKYGSPWSPDAAREEARTLLERVHRGEDPIAAKREAAAAGERAALAEKHYEFDVFVDRYLDRHVRANALRSLKDIEGTFDRDLRPFFKGRSMREITKQDCKDMRSAIGLRSKAAANKAHKWLNAAIMWGIEHDGLDTSPMFGLKKPFREERRTRVLAEWELALLWSILPSLAWQFAMLMRILILTGQRLREVAGIRWEEVDLVRKEWIIPGGRTKNKLEHLVPIAPVLEALLTTIEPDPSRRHGLLLTSNGRTPISGFSKSKVETDTLIATALRSDEWREFGVFSPWVRHDARRTFSTMCGEMELPIAYAEAVLNHVSGTLSGVAGTYWLYKYAKEKRQALTKWEKRLDRIMKAHGVPFP
- a CDS encoding ScaI family restriction endonuclease, producing MPSPYAGIAPELWEQRTRDLIAAHPLDTGEIVDVVQTCWADIFESRLGGKFRIGHDIEPKPQIMGFLLHELIPLELQSRHAGEWRPEKAKDDKDLVYVPDPSLSVELKTSSHPSQIFGNRSYAQPQTGAGKSKDGYYLTVNFEKFGASGLPRLTLIRFGWLDHTDWIGQAAATGQQARVRPESDRAKLLRLYSNAA
- a CDS encoding site-specific DNA-methyltransferase: MNLEALTSALGKPDRAGPGWAIYQGDCVDLLSSLPRGTVPLTVTSPPYNIGKSYEQVRAVDEYLDWCEKWVELIHNATAPGGAFWLNLGYLALPDRAKAIPIPYLLWDRVPFFLIQEVIWNYGAGVSAKRSFSPRNEKFLWYVKDPENYTFNLDDVRDPDVKYPNQRKNGKLRCNPLGKNPSDVWQIPKVTSGRDRSSKERTAHPAQFPTAVVNRIIRASSNPGDVVLDPFLGSGSLAEAAVRAGRTAVGFELNGEYVDMAAARLHAAMAQAALL